The following are encoded in a window of Candidatus Paracaedimonas acanthamoebae genomic DNA:
- a CDS encoding HU family DNA-binding protein — protein sequence MNKSDLVAKVSSLSGLTKNDASKAVDGIFDAITHALKKNGEIRFVGFGTFAVVSRAASEGRNPRTGEKIKIPASKLPKFKAGKNLKEAVA from the coding sequence AGTAGCAAAAGTTTCTTCTCTTTCTGGGCTGACAAAAAACGATGCATCAAAGGCTGTTGATGGTATTTTTGATGCCATTACTCATGCTTTGAAGAAGAATGGTGAAATACGGTTTGTTGGGTTTGGTACATTTGCTGTTGTAAGCCGTGCCGCAAGTGAAGGCCGTAATCCACGTACAGGCGAAAAGATTAAGATTCCCGCGTCAAAGCTTCCTAAATTTAAGGCAGGTAAAAATTTAAAAGAAGCGGTTGCTTAG
- a CDS encoding Flp family type IVb pilin — translation MKTLIKNFLTQEEGASLVEYAILAALISVVAIGTIGELGTKVEKAFSDIKDKFTT, via the coding sequence ATGAAAACATTAATAAAGAATTTCCTAACACAAGAAGAAGGGGCATCTTTGGTTGAATATGCAATCTTAGCAGCTCTTATTTCTGTCGTTGCCATTGGAACAATCGGAGAACTTGGTACTAAAGTCGAAAAGGCTTTCTCTGATATTAAGGATAAATTCACAACTTAG
- a CDS encoding amino acid ABC transporter permease, which yields MFHFSIVIDSFPYILEGTLVTLKYTLLSIFFGFMIGSILALMKLSSYKAFRIFSNFYTSIFRGTPLLVQLSLIYFALPQLTGYRITAFEAGVLAFSLNSGAYVSEIIRAGIQAVDKGQFEAAAALGIPQHIMMRDIIFPQAIKNILPALVNEFVNLLKESAIISMIGEADLLRRATIIAAEKYIYFEPLLAVGLIYYILVILFSKFATLLEKRLNKSD from the coding sequence TTGTTTCATTTTTCGATCGTTATTGATTCATTTCCATATATTCTTGAAGGGACGTTAGTTACCTTAAAGTACACCTTACTTTCTATATTTTTTGGTTTTATGATTGGCTCTATTTTAGCTTTAATGAAGCTTTCTTCTTATAAAGCATTCAGAATTTTTTCTAACTTTTATACATCCATTTTTCGAGGGACGCCTTTGCTTGTGCAACTTTCCCTTATTTATTTTGCCCTTCCTCAATTAACGGGGTACCGAATTACAGCTTTTGAAGCTGGAGTCCTTGCTTTTTCACTTAATTCAGGAGCTTATGTCTCGGAAATCATTCGTGCTGGTATTCAAGCTGTTGATAAAGGGCAATTTGAAGCCGCAGCAGCTTTGGGTATCCCACAACACATTATGATGCGGGATATTATTTTTCCTCAAGCTATTAAAAACATTCTACCCGCTCTGGTGAATGAATTTGTGAATCTTTTAAAAGAATCAGCCATCATTTCCATGATTGGAGAGGCTGATTTATTGAGGCGTGCAACTATTATTGCCGCTGAAAAATATATTTATTTTGAGCCACTTCTTGCTGTTGGGCTCATTTACTATATACTTGTTATTTTATTTTCTAAATTTGCAACTCTGTTAGAGAAAAGGTTGAACAAAAGTGATTAA
- a CDS encoding amino acid ABC transporter ATP-binding protein: MIKIQNLSKNFIHLNVLKKVTAEVVRGEVVAILGPSGSGKSTLLRCLNLLEKPTEGQIFINQNDITNSACNIALIRQKIGMVFQQFNLFPHMTVMENLIYAPCQVLKESRQSAIVKAKELLKKVGLLNKASAYPTQLSGGQKQRVAIARALAMEPEVILFDEPTSALDPEMVKEVLEVIKDLAQQKMTMVIVTHEMGFAREAADHIWFLDDGELLEVSTPKEFFKKPKTQRAQQFLEKVL, translated from the coding sequence GTGATTAAAATTCAGAACCTCTCTAAAAATTTTATTCATCTGAATGTTCTTAAAAAGGTAACGGCAGAAGTTGTCCGAGGCGAAGTCGTGGCAATTTTAGGGCCGTCAGGATCAGGAAAGTCGACACTTTTGCGATGTCTTAATCTTTTGGAAAAACCCACAGAAGGTCAAATTTTTATCAATCAGAACGATATTACAAACTCAGCTTGTAATATTGCTTTGATTCGGCAAAAAATAGGAATGGTTTTTCAGCAGTTTAATCTCTTTCCCCATATGACGGTCATGGAAAATCTTATTTATGCCCCTTGCCAAGTTTTAAAAGAATCTCGGCAGAGTGCCATAGTAAAAGCAAAAGAGCTTTTAAAGAAAGTTGGTCTTTTGAATAAAGCGTCTGCATATCCTACCCAACTTTCGGGTGGACAAAAGCAGCGAGTTGCGATTGCACGAGCTTTAGCGATGGAACCTGAAGTTATCCTTTTTGATGAGCCAACGTCGGCTTTAGATCCTGAAATGGTAAAAGAAGTTTTAGAAGTGATAAAAGACCTTGCCCAGCAAAAAATGACCATGGTGATTGTTACCCATGAAATGGGATTTGCACGAGAAGCAGCCGATCATATTTGGTTTTTAGATGATGGAGAGCTTCTTGAGGTTTCGACGCCCAAGGAATTTTTTAAAAAACCTAAGACACAACGTGCTCAACAATTTCTAGAGAAAGTTCTTTAA
- a CDS encoding flavin reductase family protein produces MSLSSRDFRKAMSHFTTGVAILTRCDSEGDPHGMTINSLTSTSLEPPLLLFCLNKYSKTALCFTEAFNFAVNILSSDQEALARSFAVHDLKDWQEVEWEVSSLGNPILKGCVAALECKPKAIHVAGDHHILIAEVLHLEKGESDHPLVFYKSHFRSF; encoded by the coding sequence GTGTCCTTGTCTTCTCGGGATTTTCGGAAAGCCATGAGCCATTTTACGACAGGTGTTGCAATTCTGACGCGATGTGATTCTGAAGGTGATCCTCATGGAATGACGATTAATTCGTTAACATCGACTTCTTTAGAGCCTCCGCTCTTATTGTTTTGCTTAAATAAATATTCAAAGACGGCCCTTTGTTTTACAGAGGCTTTCAACTTTGCAGTCAATATTTTGTCGAGTGATCAGGAGGCATTAGCAAGAAGTTTTGCCGTTCATGATTTAAAGGATTGGCAAGAGGTCGAATGGGAGGTTTCTTCTTTAGGGAATCCTATTTTAAAAGGCTGTGTAGCAGCTCTTGAATGCAAACCCAAAGCCATCCATGTTGCTGGCGATCATCATATTCTTATCGCGGAGGTCTTGCACCTAGAAAAAGGGGAGAGTGATCATCCTTTGGTCTTTTATAAAAGTCACTTTCGTTCTTTCTAA
- a CDS encoding DUF2975 domain-containing protein — protein MENKSKYLRLLGALKKFLIVYICITGLMPVLNWSQDVLGLGKIGEIGGFFTTSLSVESLKALSTGQRLTGWFVESIGSALFIFVLFSLHKLLELIRKGQPFSTASISLYEKIARFYLFSIIYDLISRTAMSLITTWHLPVGHKTISVTFGTDNINNILLALCLYLIIFLIKQAHQISEEQRMVI, from the coding sequence GTGGAAAATAAATCTAAATATCTGAGATTGTTAGGGGCGTTAAAAAAATTTTTAATTGTGTATATTTGTATAACAGGTTTAATGCCTGTCTTAAATTGGTCACAGGATGTTTTGGGATTAGGAAAAATAGGGGAAATAGGTGGATTTTTTACGACATCTCTTTCTGTAGAGTCCTTAAAAGCATTAAGTACTGGTCAGCGTCTAACGGGATGGTTTGTTGAGTCTATAGGAAGCGCGCTCTTTATTTTTGTTTTATTTTCTCTTCATAAGTTATTAGAACTCATTCGTAAAGGGCAGCCTTTTTCAACAGCGTCGATTTCTCTTTATGAGAAGATTGCGCGCTTCTATTTATTTTCAATTATTTACGATCTTATTTCTCGAACAGCAATGAGTCTTATTACCACATGGCATCTACCCGTTGGACACAAGACAATATCTGTCACGTTTGGAACGGACAATATTAACAATATTCTATTGGCTTTGTGTCTTTACCTCATCATTTTCTTAATTAAGCAAGCTCATCAGATCTCTGAAGAGCAACGCATGGTTATTTAA
- a CDS encoding helix-turn-helix transcriptional regulator, whose protein sequence is MARRKMKLNKLSELVGISETNLSILKTGKAKAIRFSTLEAICKVLECQPGDILDIDAFLLPIQEHEKERADL, encoded by the coding sequence ATGGCGCGTCGGAAAATGAAACTCAATAAGCTCTCTGAGCTTGTGGGTATTTCTGAAACGAATCTATCAATTTTGAAAACAGGAAAAGCAAAAGCGATAAGATTCTCAACACTAGAGGCTATCTGCAAGGTTCTTGAATGCCAACCTGGGGATATTTTGGATATTGACGCGTTTCTTTTACCCATACAAGAGCATGAAAAAGAAAGAGCAGACTTATAA